Genomic segment of Pontibacter liquoris:
CCATTCCCTAAGTCTCTGCCCGCCTGGGCAGAGACTTTTTTTGTGCCCACCAGAACGAATAGGGCCGTGGGAAGAGTACAAAAGAATAAAGTGCAGAGGGTGCTTATGTGCAGTAAACATTTTAACTTTAGGAATGGAAAATACACCGCTAATGCACGACGGCATGGCCATTAAGCTCATTGAGTCGGACAAAGCTTTGCTGCGCACCGTGGAAGTGCTGCAGCAGAATAAGGTGCTGGCGCTGGACCTTGAGTTTGACCAGAACCGCTTTACGTATGGCTTCAACCTGTGCCTGATACAAATTGCCGACGAAAGTGGCACCTGTTATATCATAGATCCCTTTACGCTGACCACGCTGGCGCCGCTCTACACAGTGCTGGAAAATCCGGCGATCACCAAGATCATCCATCACTCCAATAATGATATTATGTTGCTCAATAAGATGGGCTGCAACATCAAGGGCGTGCTGGATACCGATGTAGCGGCAAAACTGCTGAACTACGAACGCTCCTCGCTGGCCACGGTTTTAAAGGAAGAGTTTGAAAAGGAAATTGATAAGTCGCAGCAGTCCAGCAACTGGAACAAGCGCCCGCTTACCGAAGAGCAACTCCGCTACGCCGCCATCGATGTGATCTACCTGCACCAGGTGATGCAACGCCTGGTAAGCCAGTTAGCGGAAAAAGGGCGCTTGTCGTGGCTGGAGGAGGAAGATCATCTGTTGGAACAGATCTCTTATTCAGAGCCGGAAAACCCGCACCTCAAGCTCCGCAATGCTTTCCGCCTTACTACTTACCAGCAGTTCATTCTGAAGAAGTTATTCGCATTCAGGGATGAAATGGCGCAGGCCTTCAACAAACCCTCTTCATACGTGATCGGAAACGAAGCCCTGGTAGAGCTGGCCAGCACACCGGATGTAGCCGTACACGAATGGCTACATCATACCAAAGGTATCCACGGCGGCCTGAAAAAGCCTCGTAACGAGAAACTGTTGAAAGAAACCCTGGAGCAGGCGCAGCACGAAGCCCAAGAGTTAAACATTCCGCACGACTTTGCAGATAACCGCTGGCAGCGGCCCCTGCGCACGCCTGAAACAGAGCAGCGCAAAGAGGCACTTACCCAGGTACAAAAAGCAATCATAGAGAAGTATGGCGAGTTCACTTCCCGCCTCATCATCAACCAAAGCCTGATTACGGAGTATAGCCAGACAGGCCAACTGCGCTGCACCAAGCAATATGCCACGGACATTGTGATGAACACAGCCCAGGAGCTTGGTATACCTTTACCTACCCCTACCCTTGTAGGCAAGTATAAATAGTTGTTTGCACTATAAAAGATAGAAAACAGCACATGAGTGAATTCAGAACAGAACACGACTTTTTAGGAGAAAAACAGATCCCCAATGTCGCATACTATGGCATACAAACGGCCCGCGCTTTAGAGAACTTCCACATCACCGGAATACCTGTTTCAAAAGAGCCCCTTTTTATCCAGGCGTTTGGGTATGTAAAGAAAGCAGCTGCCATGGCCAACCGCGACTGCGGGGTAATTGATCCGAAAATAGCAGAGGTTATTTGCCAGGCCGCCGACCAGCTGATAGCCGGAGAGTACCTGGACCAGTTTGTGACCGATATGATTCAGGGTGGCGCGGGCACATCGGTGAACATGAACGTGAACGAGGTTATTGCCAATATTGGCCTGGAGATACTTGGCCACCCAAAAGGAGCTTACGATTACCTGCATCCGAATAACCACGTTAACTTTTCGCAATCCACTAACGATGCCTATCCTACAGCTTTCCGGATCGCTTTATACCATAAGATCGAGCGGTACATCCTGAGCCTGGAAGCCTTGCAGCAAGCATTTGCCCGCAAAGCCGAAGAGTTTAAGGATGTGCTGAAGATGGGCCGTACCCAATTGCAGGAC
This window contains:
- a CDS encoding ribonuclease D — its product is MENTPLMHDGMAIKLIESDKALLRTVEVLQQNKVLALDLEFDQNRFTYGFNLCLIQIADESGTCYIIDPFTLTTLAPLYTVLENPAITKIIHHSNNDIMLLNKMGCNIKGVLDTDVAAKLLNYERSSLATVLKEEFEKEIDKSQQSSNWNKRPLTEEQLRYAAIDVIYLHQVMQRLVSQLAEKGRLSWLEEEDHLLEQISYSEPENPHLKLRNAFRLTTYQQFILKKLFAFRDEMAQAFNKPSSYVIGNEALVELASTPDVAVHEWLHHTKGIHGGLKKPRNEKLLKETLEQAQHEAQELNIPHDFADNRWQRPLRTPETEQRKEALTQVQKAIIEKYGEFTSRLIINQSLITEYSQTGQLRCTKQYATDIVMNTAQELGIPLPTPTLVGKYK